In one window of Mus pahari chromosome 3, PAHARI_EIJ_v1.1, whole genome shotgun sequence DNA:
- the Itpka gene encoding inositol-trisphosphate 3-kinase A yields the protein MTLPGRPTGMARPRGAGPCSPGLERAPRRSVGELRLLFEARCAAVAAAAAAGEPRARGAKRRGGQVPNGLPRAAPAPVIPQLTVTSEEDVAPASPGPPDREGNCLPAAGSHLQQPRRLSTSSLSSTGSSSLLEDSEDDLLSDSESRSRGNVQLETSEDVGQKSHWQKIRTMVNLPVMSPFKKRYSWVQLAGHTGSFKAAGTSGLILKRSSEPEHYCLVRLMADVLRGCVPAFHGVVERDGESYLQLQDLLDGFDGPCVLDCKMGVRTYLEEELTKARERPKLRKDMYKKMLAVDPEAPTEEEHAQRAVTKPRYMQWREGISSSTTLGFRIEGIKKADGSCSTDFKTTRSREQVTRVFEEFMQGDAEVLRRYLNRLQQIRDTLEISDFFRRHEVIGSSLLFVHDHCHRAGVWLIDFGKTTPLPDGQILDHRRPWEEGNREDGYLLGLDNLIGILASLAER from the exons ATGACCCTGCCCGGGCGCCCGACGGGCATGGCGCGGCCACGGGGCGCGGGGCCCTGCAGCCCCGGGCTGGAGCGGGCTCCGCGCCGGAGCGTCGGGGAGCTGCGCCTGCTCTTCGAAGCGCGCTGCGCCGCAGTCGCCGCTGCAGCAGCCGCAGGGGAGCCCCGGGCCCGCGGGGCCAAGCGGCGTGGGGGACAAGTGCCCAACGGGCTCCCGCGTGCCGCCCCTGCCCCGGTGATCCCTCAGCTCACTGTGACAAGCGAGGAGGATGTGGCCCCGGCCAGCCCCGGGCCGCCAGACCGGGAGGGGAACTGTCTCCCAGCTGCCGGGTCGCACCTGCAGCAGCCACGCCGCCTCTCCACCTCGTCCCTCTCCTCCACCGGCTCCTCGTCGCTGCTCGAGGACTCGGAGGACGATCTGCTGAGCGACAGCGAGAGCCGGAGCCGCGGCAACGTGCAGCTGGAAACCAGCGAGGACGTGGGACAG AAAAGCCACTGGCAGAAGATCCGTACCATGGTCAATCTGCCTGTCATGAGTCCTTTCAAAAAGCGCTACTCCTGGGTGCAGTTAGCGGGGCACACAG GGAGTTTCAAAGCTGCAGGCACCAGCGGCCTGATCCTGAAACGCAGCTCGGAGCCTGAACACTACTGCCTGGTGCGGCTGATGGCTGACGTGCTGCGTGGGTGTGTGCCGGCCTTCCATGGCGTAGTCGAGCGGGATGGTGAAAGCTACTTGCAGTTACAGGACCTGCTCGATGGCTTCGATGGGCCTTGTGTGCTTGACTGCAAGATGGGTGTCAG AACTTACCTTGAAGAAGAGCTGACTAAAGCCCGAGAACGGCCCAAGCTGCGGAAGGACATGTATAAGAAGATGCTGGCAGTGGACCCTGAGGCACCTACTGAGGAGGAGCATGCGCAGCGTGCCGTCACCAAGCCACGCTACATGCAATGGCGCGAAGGCATCAGCTCCAGCACTACGCTCGGCTTCCGCATCGAGGGCATCAAG AAAGCCGATGGATCTTGCAGCACTGATTTCAAAACTACACGAAGCCGAGAGCAAGTGACCCGTGTCTTTGAGGAGTTCATGCAAGGAGATGCAGAAGTGCTG AGGAGGTATCTGAACCGCCTACAGCAGATCCGGGATACCCTGGAGATCTCTGATTTCTTTAGACGGCACGAG GTGATTGGCAGCTCACTCCTCTTCGTGCATGACCATTGCCATCGTGCTGGTGTGTGGCTCATCGATTTTGGCAAGACCACGCCTCTCCCTGATGGCCAGATCCTGGATCATCGGAGGCCCTGGGAGGAGGGCAACCGTGAGGATGGCTATTTGCTGGGGCTGGACAATCTCATTGGCATCTTGGCCAGCCTGGCTGAGAGATGA
- the Ltk gene encoding leukocyte tyrosine kinase receptor, with product MGCSHRLLLWLGAAGSILCSSSEFRAPFLKSSPLPVQVLNSQEQKVTPTPNKLEPASLPNRLGTRGPWVFNTCGASGRKGPTQTQCDGAYTGSSVMVTVGAAGPLKGVQLWRAPDTGQYLISAYGAAGGKGARNHLSRAHGVFLSAVFFLRRGEPVYILVGQQGQDACPGGSPESQLVCLGESGEHATTDGTERVPGWRRWAGGGGGGGGATSIFRLRAGEPEPLLVAAGGGGRSYRRRPDRGWTQAAPERLETRAAAPGSGGRGGAAGGGGGWTSRAHSPQAGRSPREGAEGGEGCAEAWAALRWAAAGGFGGGGGACAAGGGGGGYRGGDTSESDLLWADGEDGISFVHPSGELYLQPLAVTEGHGEVEIRKHLNCSHCPFKDCQWQAELWTAECTCPEGTELAVDNITCMDLPTSASPLILMGAVVAALALSLLMMCAVLILVDQKKCQGLWGTRLPGPELELSKLRTSAIRTAPNPYYCQMGLSSAQSWPLPPGLTEVSPANVTLLRALGHGAFGEVYEGLVTGLPGDSSPLPVAIKTLPELCSRQDELDFLMEALIISKFSHQNIVRCVGLSFRSAPRLILLELMSGGDMKSFLRHSRPHPGQLSPLTMQDLLQLAQDIAQGCHYLEENHFIHRDIAARNCLLSCSGASRVAKIGDFGMARDIYQASYYRKGGRTLLPVKWMPPEALLEGLFTSKTDCWSFGVLLWEIFSLGYMPYPGHTNQEVLDFIATGNRMDPPRNCPGPVYRIMTQCWQHQPELRPDFGSILERIQYCTQDPDVLNSPLPVEPGPILEDEGASGLGNRSLEGPRSPKPLELSSQNLKSWGGGFLGSWLPSGLKTLKHRCLQPQNIWNPTYGSWTPRGPQGEDAGIDHGNGSSSSSVPGIQ from the exons ATGGGCTGCTCCCATcggctgctgctgtggctgggaGCTGCCG GTTCTATTCTTTGCTCCAGCTCGGAGTTCCGGGCACCTTTTCTAAAATCTTCGCCTTTGCCGGTGCAGGTCCTTAATTCCCAAGAGCAGAAAGTCACCCCCACGCCCAATAAATTGGAGCCAGCTTCCCTCCCAAATCGTCTAG GCACGCGGGGGCCTTGGGTGTTTAACACCTGTGGCGCCAGCGGCAGGAAGGGACCCACACAAACACAGTGCGATGGGGCATACACAGGAAGCAGCGTGATGGTGACAGTGGGGGCTGCCGGGCCGCTCAAAGGCGTGCAGCTGTGGCGGGCGCCAGACACCGGCCAGTATCT GATCTCCGCCTACGGAGCGGCGGGCGGCAAGGGCGCCCGAAACCACCTGTCACGGGCGCACGGCGTCTTCCTCTCGGCAGTCTTCTTCCTCCGTCGCGGGGAGCCGGTGTACATCCTTGTGGGGCAGCAGGGCCAGGACGCCTGTCCCGGA GGGAGCCCCGAGAGCCAGCTCGTCTGTCTGGGAGAGTCTGGGGAGCATGCAACCACCGATGGAACCGAAAGGGTCCCAGGCTGGAGACGCTGGGccggcgggggcgggggtggcgGGGGCGCCACCTCCATCTTCCGG CTGCGCGCGGGGGAGCCAGAGCCGCTGCTGGTGGCGGCGGGAGGCGGCGGGAGGTCCTACCGGAGGCGACCTGACCGCGGCTGGACTCAGGCCGCCCCCGAGAGGCTGGAGACCCGCGCGGCGGCGCCGGGCAGCGGCGGGAGAGGAGGCGCGGCAG GTGGAGGGGGCGGCTGGACGTCGCGAGCTCACTCTCCGCAGGCCGGACGCTCGCCGCGGGAAGGGGCCGAGGGCGGCGAGGGCTGCGCGGAGGCCTGGGCTGCGCTCCGCTGGGCTGCGGCGGGAGGCTTCGGGGGCGGCGGCGGGGCCTGCGCGGcgggcggcggtggcggcggctaCCGGG GCGGTGATACTTCTGAGTCTGACCTCCTCTGGGCTGACGGGGAAGATGGCATATCCTTTGTCCACCCCAGTGGCGAGCTCTACCTACAGCCTCTGGCAG TCACAGAGGGCCATGGGGAGGTGGAGATCCGAAAGCATCTCAACTGCAGTCACTGCCCTTTCAAAGACTGCCagtggcaggcagagctctggacGGCTGAGTGCACGTGCCCGGAGGGCACGGAGCTAGCTGTGGATAATATCACTTGCATGG ACCTGCCAACCTCTGCAAGCCCTCTGATCCTGATGGGAGCTGTAGTGGCAGCCTTGGCACTGAGTCTCCTTATGATGTGTGCAGTCCTGATTCTAG TGGACCAGAAGAAGTGTCAGGGCCTGTGGGGGACCAGGCTGCCAGGCCCTGAACTTGAGCTGAGCAAGCTTCGAACCTCTGCCATCAGGACAGCACCCAATCCCTATTACTGTCAGATGGGGCTCAGTTCTGCCCAGTCCTGGCCTCTGCCCCCAGGGCTCACTGAGGTTTCCCCAGCCAATGTCACTCTACTCAG AGCCCTTGGCCATGGTGCCTTTGGGGAAGTGTATGAGGGACTAGTGACTGGTCTTCCTGGGGACTCCAGCCCTCTTCCAGTGGCTATCAAG ACTCTGCCAGAGCTCTGCTCCCGTCAGGACGAGCTGGACTTTCTCATGGAGGCTCTGATCATCAG CAAGTTCAGCCATCAGAACATTGTACGCTGCGTGGGGCTCAGCTTCCGGTCTGCCCCTCGCCTCATTCTGCTGGAGCTGATGTCTGGTGGGGATATGAAGAGCTTTTTGAGGCATAGCAGACCACACCCA GGACAACTGTCACCTCTGACCATGCAGGACCTATTGCAGTTGGCCCAGGATATAGCCCAGGGCTGCCACTACCTGGAGGAAAATCACTTCATCCACAG AGACATTGCTGCCCGTAACTGTCTGCTTAGCTGCAGTGGAGCCAGCCGAGTGGCCAAGATTGGAGATTTTGGGATGGCAAGAGATATCTACCA GGCCAGTTATTATCGCAAGGGGGGCCGGACCTTGCTCCCAGTCAAGTGGATGCCACCGGAAGCTCTCCTGGAGGGCCTTTTCACATCCAAGACAGACTGCTG GTCTTTTGGGGTGCTGCTCTGGGAGATCTTCTCCCTGGGTTACATGCCCTACCCTGGACACACCAACCAGGAGGTTCTAGACTTCATTGCCACAGGGAACAGGATGGACCCTCCTAGGAATTGTCCTGGGCCAGT GTACCGAATCATGACCCAGTGCTGGCAGCATCAGCCTGAGCTCCGCCCCGACTTTGGCAGCATCTTGGAACGCATTCAGTACTGCACTCAG GACCCTGATGTGCTGAACTCACCCCTGCCCGTGGAACCCGGGCCCATTCTAGAGGATGAAGGGGCCTCCGGGCTGGGAAACAGGTCACTGGAAGGTCCTAGATCCCCAAAGCCCCTGGAGCTGAGTTCTCAGAACTTGAAGAGCTGGGGAGGAGGCTTTCTTGGCTCTTGGCTGCCCTCTGGCCTCAAGACCCTCAAACACAGGTGCCTCCAGCCTCAGAACATTTGGAACCCCACCTATGGCTCCTGGACCCCAAGGGGTCCCCAGGGTGAAGATGCAGGCATTGACCACGGCAATGGCTCCTCCTCAAGTTCTGTCCCAGGCATCCAGTAG